CTATAAATCTACCGCTTACCACGCCGTAACTTTTGGTTTGCTCTCTTTCAACTTCCATAACGGCAACGATAGAGCAGCGATACCGCTCATAAATTCTCATCATCTGCGACAAGACGTTTTCGCCATCTTCATTTATACAAAGGTCATCTGCCAAAATCACACCAAAAGCCTCGTCACGAACTAAGGTTTTACCGGTATATATGGCATGACCAAGACCTCTCATCTCATTTTGGCGAGTAAAAGAAAAAGTGCATGAGCCCATTATTTTTCTAATGTCAGTTAATAGCGGTTCTTTACTAGTGCCTGCTATTTGATGTTCTAACTCGTAGCTTATATCAAAATAATCCTCCAAAGCACGTTTTCCACGTCCCACTACAAACGCCATATTATCCATGCCCGACTCAAGTGCCTCTTCTACTCCGTAATGAACAAGAGGTTTTGTAATAATAGGGAGCATCTCTTTTGGCAAGGATTTTGTCGCAGGTAAAAATCTAGTTCCGTATCCTGCCGCCGGAAATAAACAAGTTTGTAGCATTTGTGTCCTTTGAAAATTTGCGTTATTTTATCACTCGATGGCTAAAAAAGCACTTTGAGGAACGTTAAATTTTACTCTTTTTCCGGTGGCAAGCTCTTCACTTTTTAGCCTATTGGAACCAACTATACACTTTAGTAAAAAATCCCCCGCCTTTATCTTGATAAGCGACTTGTTGCCAAAATAAAGTGAAACAGAGTGCAAAATTCCCTCAAATTTAGCATTTTCTTCGTTTATGGTTATTAAATTTTGATTTATCGCGATCTTTTGTGCATCTTTTAACTCTTGTGGCAAAAACAATGAAAAATCCCCAAAATTTATGGCTCCGTCTTTTGCATCGAAAATATTTTTAAGCTCAAATTCACTAACCCTACCGTTATGCAAAAATATATTCTCGTCGCTTATTGCGCTTAACCATTTTTCATCATGGCTGGCGATGATGAAATTTGAGTCGTGTTGCTCTTTTACATACTCTATCGCTTTACTAAAAAGCCTCGAAGTTCCCATATCCACGGCATTTGTCGGCTCATCAAGTAAATTTAACCGAGCCCGCAACGACAACAAAAGTGCAAAGGCTATGCGTTTATTTTGCCCTGAGCTAAGTTCAAAGTGAGCCTTATCTAAAAAACTCTCGTCAAGCCCGACAAGCTCAAGCACTTCAGGTACTATAGCATTAAATTTAGCTTCCTGATTTCTACTTCTTAAAGCGAATTTAAAGTTCTCCCTTACACTTCTTTTTAGCAAGCTAGGCTCGGGGAGTAAGACTGCTATTTGCTTAAGCTCGCCAAGACTCATCTTGTTAAGCTCTTTATCCCAAATTTTTATACTTCCCTCGCTTGGCTTTAAAAGTCCAGAAATACACTTTATAAGAGTGCTTTTACCACTTCCGTTAAAGCCAGAAAGTGCAGTAGTTTGACTTGTGCTTATATCTAAATTTTTTATATCAAGAGCGGTAAAATTTTTATAATCAAGCTTTAAATTTCGTATCTTTATCATCTATCAAGCCTTTTTAAAGCATGAATAAGCAAATTTACCAAAAATGCAATACTAATTAAAACAAGCGCCAAGGCTATGCCCATATTAAACTCGCCTTTGCTTGTTTCAAGAGATATGGCGGTTGTGATAGTGCGAGTAAAGTATTTGATGTTGCCGCCTATCAACATGGCAACTCCAACCTCTGCGACTATGCGTCCATAAGCCGTAGCAACAACAACCATAAGCGAATAACGAAGCTCATAAAGCACACAAAAGGCAAGTTGTGCAGGGCTTAAACGATATGAAAGTATGCTTAGATAGTGCCTTTCATCCATATTTTCAACCACACTTGAGCTTAGCGAAACGATAATAGGAAGAGCTAGAACAAACTGCCCTAGCATTACAGCCTTTAAGGTAAAAAGTAGTTCAAGATCTCCTAGTGGACCGTTGCGAGTGATAAAAGCATAGATAATAAGCCCAACCGCAACCGTAGGCATGGCAAGCATTGTGTCGCTAAGTAGCTTTAAAGCCTTTGCAAACTTAAATTTATAAAAACCAAGAGCAAAACCAAGCGGGAGTCCAACCAAAAGTGCCGCTACTATCGACACACTAGAGCTTTTTAACGTGGCAAATATAGCTGAATACGTCGATTCGTCTCCGCTAAAAAGTAGCCCAAAAGCCCCCCTAATCCCTTCAAGTATAAAATCCAAAAAATAACCTTTGTGATTTAAAATATTTTATGTAAAAAATGCATATTAAATTTAACTTTTTATGCTATTATAGCATATTTTTAATACCAAATCTTAAGGAGAATTCTATGAAGAAAATACTTTTAAGTTCTATGCTTCTTGCATCTGCCATGTTTGCCGCAGACACCGACCTAACTATGGCAACCACAACAAGCACGGCAGATACGGGCTTGCTTGATGCGATAGTGCCTGTTTATAAGGCAAAAACAGGGGTTGATCTAAAATTTACTGCAGTAGGAACAGGAGCTGCTTTAAAAATGGGTCGAAACTGTGACGTTGACGTGCTTTTCGTGCACTCTCCAAAAGCTGAAAAAGAATTCATAGAAAAGGGATATGGCGTAGAAAGAAAAGCTGTTATGTATAACGACTTTGTTTTAATCGCCGATAAATCAATCGCCGATAAATTTAAAGACAAAGATCTAAAGAGTGCGTTTGAGATGATAAAAGCTCAAAATATCAAATTCTTCTCACGTGGCGACAAATCAGGCACGGACAATAAAGAAAAAGGTATTTGGAAAAGCATACTTGGTGAAGTACCTGAAAAAGACGGCTTTTACTCACAAACAGGTCAAGGCATGATAGCTACCATTAACATCGCGGCAGAGCAAAAAGGCGTTACGTTTACAGATCGCGGAACATACATCAAATACGAAGCAAACGCCAAAGGCAACCCTGATCTAGTTATCGTAAATGAAGGAGACAAAGCGCTTAAAAACTTCTACTCAGTTATCTCTGTAAGCCCTAAACACTGTCCTAAAACAGATATAGAAAATGCAGATAAATTTGGCAACTGGATAATCAGCGAAGAGGGACAAAAATTCATAGGCGAATTTAAGCTAATGGATAAACAACTTTTCACTCCGGACGCAGCAACTAGAAAGAACTGATCTTTACAAAACAGAAATTTCTTAAATTTTACATCAAAAAGCTTTCGCCTTGAAATTTAGTTTCACTACGATCCAAATTTAAGAGGCGATCGCCTGAAATAATCAAACAACAACCCATCTTAATATCAACCATAAAATAAATTTATAAAAGATAAGCTAAAATTCTTTCTAAAAACAGAGGAAAATTTGCAAACCGTATCTAAAATTTCAACCGCCAAAACAGAGATCAAAAAATCAACTTTCATAAGCTACCTAGCGCCGATGGCAGAATTTAGAACTCTCCACGAACAGCTAAAAGACCAACATCCAAAAGCAGTACATATCGTTTGGGCTTATAGAGAACTAAATAAATACGCTCAGATAGTAGAAAACCAAAGCGATGACGGCGAGCCAAAGGGCACAAGCGGAGCACCAAGCCTTAACGCACTAAGAGGAGCCGATCTTGTTGACACATGTGTATTTATCGTAAGGTATTTTGGAGGTATCAAGCTTGGCACGGGAGGATTGGTGCGAGCATATGGCGGAGCGGTAAATTTGGCCATAAACGAAGCTGAGCTTATTGAATTTGAGATAAAGGATGAGAGTGTGTTTTTTACTCCATTTACCTTAATGAGTCGTTTTGAACACTATTTTAACGCACAAAATTTAAATGATCTAAAACGTGAATTTAATGAAACCGGAGCGATATGGTCGGTTAAATTTAACGACAAAGAGTTTAAAAATTTTTATGATTTCTCTCATGTTTTTGAACACGAAGGGGTTGAGTTTTTGGCGCTTGGACTTAACACAAAACCCTATTTTTAAGCCTTTTAGTAGTAAAATCATCAAAAAATATAAAGAACTTGAATGACAACTTGGAATAATATCTATAACCACTTTGACCCAGTAGCTTTTAGTTTATTTGGCTTTAACGTGCATTGGTATGGCATAATGTATGTTCTAGCCCTACTTGGCGCATTAGCAGCCGCAAAATACTTTGTTAAAAAAGACAAAATCCCAATCACCGACGCAATGCTTGATAATTACTTTTTTTGGGTGGAAATAGGCGTGATACTGGGCGCAAGACTTGGCTATATTGCCATTTATTCAGGTGAAGCATGGTGGTATTTTACAAACCCATGGCAAATTTTCAACCCTTTTTACAACGGTGAATTTGTAGGAATTCGCGGCATGAGCTATCATGGTGCGGTTGTGGGATTTTTACTAGCCACTTTGCTTTACTGTAAAAAATACAAACAAAATTTATGGCTTTTGCTTGATCTATGCGCCTTATCCATACCATTTGGATACTTCTTTGGGCGTGTGGGAAATTTTTTAAACCAAGAGTTGTTTGGACGAGTTAGCGATGTGCCGTGGGCGATAAATGTCCTTGGCGCACTTCGCCATCCAAGTCAACTTTACGAGGCATTTTTAGAGGGTGTTGTAATTTTTGTCATCTTGTTTTTCTATAGAAAATACAAAAAATTTCACGGAGAGCTTATCTGTATCTATGCCGTGCTTTACACTTTAGCAAGATTTATCTGCGAATTTTACCGAGAACCTGATGTCGGTATAGGCTTTGTATTTTTAAATTTTTCAATGGGGCAAATTTTATCCACATTAATGTTTAGCGCCGGAATTGGAATTTATATTTTTTTACGTAAAATTAACAATAATATTTAATAATGGTTAAAGACATATTGTAGTAGTATTACATTAAAATTTTAGATTTACCATTTAAGCTTTTTCTAAAATTAATCATTTAAAGGAGGGCTCATGAGTGAGCTGATAGAGGGTTTCTTAGGCAAGAGAGTCGATACTAAAAAGAGTCGATTGCCTGCGCTTTGGGATAGATGGCAAAGTATCACGGGTTTTATTTTAGCCTGTTTTATATTGTGCCATATGGTTTTCACTTCAACGATTTTGTTAGGTAAAGACGCATTTAACGCTGTCGTCGGTTTTGCTGAAGCGAAATTTTTGTTTGGAGAGGCAACGTGGTGGATTACGAACGTTATTGCTGCTGTTATCTTTGCAGTGTTCATTACTCACGCGTTTTTAGCCATGAGAAAATTCCCTGCGAACTATAGACAATATAAAATGTTTAGAGGACACAAAGATCGCATGAAACACGGCGATACTACGCTTTGGTGGTTTCAGTTTTTAACAGGTTTTGCTCTATTCTTCACAGCTAGTGCACACCTTGTGGACATAGTGTTTGGCGGACATATTACTGCTGAGAGTTCAGCACAAAATTTTGCTACACTAGAACTTTTCTACTTTGCACTTCTTGTATTTATGGTTGTTCATGCAGGCGTTGGAATGTATCGTTTGTATGTAAAATGGGTAAGCATAGATGGCGCGAACAGACATGAAATGCTTGAAAAAAGAAAGAAAGCAAAAGTCGTTGTTTTTGCTGTGTATGGCGCGTTAGCTGTGATCGCACTAATTGCTGACTTTGTTTGGCTAA
This is a stretch of genomic DNA from Campylobacter sp. RM6914. It encodes these proteins:
- the galU gene encoding UTP--glucose-1-phosphate uridylyltransferase GalU, coding for MLQTCLFPAAGYGTRFLPATKSLPKEMLPIITKPLVHYGVEEALESGMDNMAFVVGRGKRALEDYFDISYELEHQIAGTSKEPLLTDIRKIMGSCTFSFTRQNEMRGLGHAIYTGKTLVRDEAFGVILADDLCINEDGENVLSQMMRIYERYRCSIVAVMEVEREQTKSYGVVSGRFIEDDLLMVDDMVEKPDPSEAPTNLAIIGRYILTPDIFDILEHTKPGKNGEIQITDALKTQAKQGMVLAYKFKGRRFDCGSIDGFMEATNFFYAKEYKK
- the tupC gene encoding tungstate ABC transporter ATP-binding protein TupC; translated protein: MIKIRNLKLDYKNFTALDIKNLDISTSQTTALSGFNGSGKSTLIKCISGLLKPSEGSIKIWDKELNKMSLGELKQIAVLLPEPSLLKRSVRENFKFALRSRNQEAKFNAIVPEVLELVGLDESFLDKAHFELSSGQNKRIAFALLLSLRARLNLLDEPTNAVDMGTSRLFSKAIEYVKEQHDSNFIIASHDEKWLSAISDENIFLHNGRVSEFELKNIFDAKDGAINFGDFSLFLPQELKDAQKIAINQNLITINEENAKFEGILHSVSLYFGNKSLIKIKAGDFLLKCIVGSNRLKSEELATGKRVKFNVPQSAFLAIE
- the tupB gene encoding tungstate ABC transporter permease TupB; this translates as MDFILEGIRGAFGLLFSGDESTYSAIFATLKSSSVSIVAALLVGLPLGFALGFYKFKFAKALKLLSDTMLAMPTVAVGLIIYAFITRNGPLGDLELLFTLKAVMLGQFVLALPIIVSLSSSVVENMDERHYLSILSYRLSPAQLAFCVLYELRYSLMVVVATAYGRIVAEVGVAMLIGGNIKYFTRTITTAISLETSKGEFNMGIALALVLISIAFLVNLLIHALKRLDR
- the tupA gene encoding tungstate ABC transporter substrate-binding protein TupA — its product is MKKILLSSMLLASAMFAADTDLTMATTTSTADTGLLDAIVPVYKAKTGVDLKFTAVGTGAALKMGRNCDVDVLFVHSPKAEKEFIEKGYGVERKAVMYNDFVLIADKSIADKFKDKDLKSAFEMIKAQNIKFFSRGDKSGTDNKEKGIWKSILGEVPEKDGFYSQTGQGMIATINIAAEQKGVTFTDRGTYIKYEANAKGNPDLVIVNEGDKALKNFYSVISVSPKHCPKTDIENADKFGNWIISEEGQKFIGEFKLMDKQLFTPDAATRKN
- a CDS encoding IMPACT family protein; this encodes MQTVSKISTAKTEIKKSTFISYLAPMAEFRTLHEQLKDQHPKAVHIVWAYRELNKYAQIVENQSDDGEPKGTSGAPSLNALRGADLVDTCVFIVRYFGGIKLGTGGLVRAYGGAVNLAINEAELIEFEIKDESVFFTPFTLMSRFEHYFNAQNLNDLKREFNETGAIWSVKFNDKEFKNFYDFSHVFEHEGVEFLALGLNTKPYF
- the lgt gene encoding prolipoprotein diacylglyceryl transferase yields the protein MTTWNNIYNHFDPVAFSLFGFNVHWYGIMYVLALLGALAAAKYFVKKDKIPITDAMLDNYFFWVEIGVILGARLGYIAIYSGEAWWYFTNPWQIFNPFYNGEFVGIRGMSYHGAVVGFLLATLLYCKKYKQNLWLLLDLCALSIPFGYFFGRVGNFLNQELFGRVSDVPWAINVLGALRHPSQLYEAFLEGVVIFVILFFYRKYKKFHGELICIYAVLYTLARFICEFYREPDVGIGFVFLNFSMGQILSTLMFSAGIGIYIFLRKINNNI
- a CDS encoding fumarate reductase cytochrome b subunit — its product is MSELIEGFLGKRVDTKKSRLPALWDRWQSITGFILACFILCHMVFTSTILLGKDAFNAVVGFAEAKFLFGEATWWITNVIAAVIFAVFITHAFLAMRKFPANYRQYKMFRGHKDRMKHGDTTLWWFQFLTGFALFFTASAHLVDIVFGGHITAESSAQNFATLELFYFALLVFMVVHAGVGMYRLYVKWVSIDGANRHEMLEKRKKAKVVVFAVYGALAVIALIADFVWLTVK